A genome region from Nymphalis io chromosome Z, ilAglIoxx1.1, whole genome shotgun sequence includes the following:
- the LOC126780234 gene encoding carboxypeptidase N subunit 2-like isoform X1, with protein sequence MCSVGYISFCRNTRKIVLKVWICITYIMLMMTCDGADISCPSECSCHATFDQEVESSLRVECIRGDMKSIPVDFLDHKAEIVIISAPLGRPNFLTIGPIFTQPTPFVNLRELHIVNSNVPSIGQYSFWGLQNLRLVNLTHNNLTSIGADNFRGLINLTELYLDFNSIEQMPSETFRHLTALKILNLAHNQISTLGPRLFRMLAKLIFLDLSYNPLTDLNPEVFKDIQHLRIFKCRRCLLRRVNTQIYHLVPHLDELDLGENQFKYLTSDEFISLKKLKKLKLDGNQLSVIVDNMFGRNRELRTLSLARNRLALLAPAALTNLTALVHLDISHNKIDRFHLQTFAPVVDSLKTINFSGNNLPLSEIAIVLQILPEIHGIGLANLSLIDIPLNFFTYNEHLIALDISWNKITTFPYKLLTKTKFLQRLDISRNRLHTLNEEDLQRLEAIPYVDLSRNHWRCDQCSADTMLVYMTTTVLNMTIRQLKCHSPLRLHGVSFGDLTVDGLELCATTHEAQMSVIAGLMLLCVAILAAVTTALCCSRRRAAQYYTNEEKRRGHEHEHPEELLGRTDLGSVATIHAPVHLVTKSS encoded by the coding sequence GAATACCAGAAAAATTGTGTTAAAAGTATGGATATGTATAACATACATTATGCTGATGATGACTTGCGATGGAGCCGACATCTCCTGCCCAAGCGAATGCTCATGCCACGCTACGTTCGACCAAGAGGTCGAGAGTTCACTCCGTGTAGAATGTATCAGAGGTGACATGAAATCAATCCCCGTCGACTTCTTAGACCACAAAGCCGAAATCGTAATAATCTCCGCTCCACTTGGACGACCCAATTTTCTCACAATTGGTCCGATTTTCACCCAACCGACGCCTTTTGTCAATCTACGCGAACTTCACATTGTAAATTCAAATGTCCCTTCCATTGGGCAGTACTCCTTTTGGGGTCTTCAAAATTTGAGACTTGTAAATCTTACGCATAATAATCTTACAAGTATAGGAGCTGACAATTTCCGTGGCCTTATAAACCTCACTGAGCTATATCTCGACTTTAACAGTATTGAACAAATGCCTAGTGAAACTTTTAGGCATTTGACCGCTCTAAAGATTCTTAACCTAGCACACAATCAAATTTCTACTTTAGGACCGAGGTTATTTCGTATGCTAGCAAAACTCATCTTTTTAGATTTGAGTTATAACCCCTTGACCGATTTGAATCCAGAAGTTTTTAAAGATATACAACATCTACGAATTTTTAAATGCCGTCGTTGCTTATTACGAAGAGTAAACACACAAATATATCACTTGGTTCCTCATTTGGACGAACTGGACTTGGgtgaaaatcaatttaaatatttgacatcCGATGAGtttataagcttaaaaaaattaaaaaaacttaagttgGATGGGAATCAGTTATCAGTGATTGTCGACAATATGTTTGGGAGGAATCGGGAATTACGAACGCTTTCATTGGCACGCAATCGTCTCGCCCTGCTGGCGCCCGCTGCCCTCACAAATTTAACAGCTCTAGTGCATCTGGATATAAGCCACAACAAAATTGATAGGTTCCACTTGCAAACGTTCGCTCCTGTTGTTGATTCTTTGAAAACCATAAACTTCAGTGGAAATAACTTACCACTTAGTGAAATCGCTATTGTTCTACAAATATTACCAGAAATACATGGCATCGGATTAGCAAATTTATCACTAATCGAcataccactgaattttttcaCATACAATGAACATTTAATAGCATTGGATATATCCTGgaataaaataactacttttCCTTACAAACTTCTCacgaaaacaaaatttttacaaCGACTTGACATATCGAGAAATAGACTACATACCCTAAATGAAGAAGACTTACAGAGATTAGAAGCAATACCGTACGTTGACTTATCGAGGAATCACTGGCGATGCGATCAATGTTCAGCTGATACCATGCTGGTGTATATGACAACAACTGTTCTTAATATGACAATTCGCCAATTGAAATGTCATTCACCGTTACGACTTCACGGCGTATCGTTTGGGGATCTCACAGTCGATGGCTTAGAGCTTTGCGCGACAACCCATGAAGCTCAAATGAGTGTAATTGCTGGGCTCATGTTATTGTGCGTAGCAATACTCGCAGCTGTTACAACAGCGCTATGTTGTTCTCGACGCCGTGCAGCACAATACTATACAAACGAGGAGAAACGACGAGGACACGAGCATGAACATCCTGAAGAGCTTCTTGGTCGAACGGATTTGGGTAGTGTTGCAACAATCCACGCGCCAGTGCATTTGGTAACCAAGAGTAGCTAA
- the LOC126780234 gene encoding carboxypeptidase N subunit 2-like isoform X2 has product MCADFHRIRNTRKIVLKVWICITYIMLMMTCDGADISCPSECSCHATFDQEVESSLRVECIRGDMKSIPVDFLDHKAEIVIISAPLGRPNFLTIGPIFTQPTPFVNLRELHIVNSNVPSIGQYSFWGLQNLRLVNLTHNNLTSIGADNFRGLINLTELYLDFNSIEQMPSETFRHLTALKILNLAHNQISTLGPRLFRMLAKLIFLDLSYNPLTDLNPEVFKDIQHLRIFKCRRCLLRRVNTQIYHLVPHLDELDLGENQFKYLTSDEFISLKKLKKLKLDGNQLSVIVDNMFGRNRELRTLSLARNRLALLAPAALTNLTALVHLDISHNKIDRFHLQTFAPVVDSLKTINFSGNNLPLSEIAIVLQILPEIHGIGLANLSLIDIPLNFFTYNEHLIALDISWNKITTFPYKLLTKTKFLQRLDISRNRLHTLNEEDLQRLEAIPYVDLSRNHWRCDQCSADTMLVYMTTTVLNMTIRQLKCHSPLRLHGVSFGDLTVDGLELCATTHEAQMSVIAGLMLLCVAILAAVTTALCCSRRRAAQYYTNEEKRRGHEHEHPEELLGRTDLGSVATIHAPVHLVTKSS; this is encoded by the coding sequence GAATACCAGAAAAATTGTGTTAAAAGTATGGATATGTATAACATACATTATGCTGATGATGACTTGCGATGGAGCCGACATCTCCTGCCCAAGCGAATGCTCATGCCACGCTACGTTCGACCAAGAGGTCGAGAGTTCACTCCGTGTAGAATGTATCAGAGGTGACATGAAATCAATCCCCGTCGACTTCTTAGACCACAAAGCCGAAATCGTAATAATCTCCGCTCCACTTGGACGACCCAATTTTCTCACAATTGGTCCGATTTTCACCCAACCGACGCCTTTTGTCAATCTACGCGAACTTCACATTGTAAATTCAAATGTCCCTTCCATTGGGCAGTACTCCTTTTGGGGTCTTCAAAATTTGAGACTTGTAAATCTTACGCATAATAATCTTACAAGTATAGGAGCTGACAATTTCCGTGGCCTTATAAACCTCACTGAGCTATATCTCGACTTTAACAGTATTGAACAAATGCCTAGTGAAACTTTTAGGCATTTGACCGCTCTAAAGATTCTTAACCTAGCACACAATCAAATTTCTACTTTAGGACCGAGGTTATTTCGTATGCTAGCAAAACTCATCTTTTTAGATTTGAGTTATAACCCCTTGACCGATTTGAATCCAGAAGTTTTTAAAGATATACAACATCTACGAATTTTTAAATGCCGTCGTTGCTTATTACGAAGAGTAAACACACAAATATATCACTTGGTTCCTCATTTGGACGAACTGGACTTGGgtgaaaatcaatttaaatatttgacatcCGATGAGtttataagcttaaaaaaattaaaaaaacttaagttgGATGGGAATCAGTTATCAGTGATTGTCGACAATATGTTTGGGAGGAATCGGGAATTACGAACGCTTTCATTGGCACGCAATCGTCTCGCCCTGCTGGCGCCCGCTGCCCTCACAAATTTAACAGCTCTAGTGCATCTGGATATAAGCCACAACAAAATTGATAGGTTCCACTTGCAAACGTTCGCTCCTGTTGTTGATTCTTTGAAAACCATAAACTTCAGTGGAAATAACTTACCACTTAGTGAAATCGCTATTGTTCTACAAATATTACCAGAAATACATGGCATCGGATTAGCAAATTTATCACTAATCGAcataccactgaattttttcaCATACAATGAACATTTAATAGCATTGGATATATCCTGgaataaaataactacttttCCTTACAAACTTCTCacgaaaacaaaatttttacaaCGACTTGACATATCGAGAAATAGACTACATACCCTAAATGAAGAAGACTTACAGAGATTAGAAGCAATACCGTACGTTGACTTATCGAGGAATCACTGGCGATGCGATCAATGTTCAGCTGATACCATGCTGGTGTATATGACAACAACTGTTCTTAATATGACAATTCGCCAATTGAAATGTCATTCACCGTTACGACTTCACGGCGTATCGTTTGGGGATCTCACAGTCGATGGCTTAGAGCTTTGCGCGACAACCCATGAAGCTCAAATGAGTGTAATTGCTGGGCTCATGTTATTGTGCGTAGCAATACTCGCAGCTGTTACAACAGCGCTATGTTGTTCTCGACGCCGTGCAGCACAATACTATACAAACGAGGAGAAACGACGAGGACACGAGCATGAACATCCTGAAGAGCTTCTTGGTCGAACGGATTTGGGTAGTGTTGCAACAATCCACGCGCCAGTGCATTTGGTAACCAAGAGTAGCTAA